The sequence cagatcgacataaggccgggtggGCGCAAACCTGGACGGCCCCGCAGCGTTGAGCAAGTGACCGCAACAGAAGATCTgacttcccgcgctggagcctcgaacgacgtaaccaggcgaggataagtcggcagaatcataggaagatagacaaaagcggttcactatctttcaggtgcacattgttatcatattcatatgtattgcctcacgaccgaatatataaggcctagggggcaccccttcagaacgatcgaccccatTACTATTCAACCATCCACTTCAACTCTCTACACTTTAGAGAGCAACCTTGTAACCCATAcgcaaagcatactcaccaggacgtagggtattacacaTCTCCAAGCGGCCTGAActtgtaaacattgtccattgttcctcgtgcatcaggcacgaaccatttagctacagtcggcgacatcgtcctactcctaaaacaccttgaggggcaaccccgggtgtgcggtcggacccaaaacaccgacaacaaccattgttcccttagggtttttattaaaaCATGAACTTGGTGGATATTATAGAAGAGATTTTTTATACCCCTAGATTCCGGGTGTTACAGCAGCGAAAAtaggctggggaggagggcgaggggCTCAGAGCTCTATGGTGGTGGTGGCTTCGATTTCTGGGGGCCTAAAGCAGacggagaggagagagaacaGGAGACTGAGGAGGGGAAGCGAggcaaggaaaaaggagaagaaatgTTTTTTTGGCTTGCTATGTATTCCATCACTACTTTCTCTCTCTCGGCCCCACGCTGCAACGCACGGACACCCACCtatttgtacataagttatcgtagtattctatgtttccgttgcaacgcacggacacccACCTAGTTATATTTACTTTCCTTGTTCATCTATTACATCTTCATACTTTAATCAATTGAAAGATGAATATGAAGCTCGATttaattatgttgccttgttttttataTCTCGAAGGTATCAAAAGTGTGTGGCCAACACTTTtcttataacacatattttgtacataagttatcatGTTATTATATATTTCTATTGTAACGCATGTGTATTCACCTAGTTAATATATATGTGCATTCCTCTACAAGTACTCTAGCCACAACCAGAGTGATGTATTTTAACAAGGGGTGGAAGGAAGGGGCAATGATGTCTTTTTTTTGGCTTAGAACTACGGTGGTGGCATGTTGGCATGCATGCATGGCTATCTACGACCGCAAATGGTAAATGTGTTGATGAACTCTTTATCTCGACAATTATATAAAGGATAAACTAAAAGTGGCTTAAAACATGTAAAAGTGGCTTAAAACATGTAATAGTTTGACTCGGCTCGCTGCGGCTCGGTCAAGTAACGAGTCGAGATCGACTCGACTCGCTTCTCTGACGAGCTTGAAAAGTTGGATTGTCTTGGCTCACGAGCCGCCTTACCGAGACAACGACCCTGACCATAAGCATGAAATCTCTCTTCAAAATATAATATAAAATCTCAAAAATAATTTAAGTAACACATTTTATATTattaaaataaatataatatTATTATAATATAAAAAATAGGTTAATATAAAAAATAGTAAAAATTGGCTTGGTTCTTCATCTCTAGGAATCCGGTAAGGTACTTTTAGAATACCAATGTGTATAATAGATTAATATTATTAAATTTAAGTAAAAAAACTACGTTTTATGGAAATGTAAGAatgaaagagaaagaaagaatccaCAGTTTATTatctttattttttattttataagaATACTATAGATTCTATTAATATATAGATTGAAATATTATACATATAATATAAAGAACGTAAGATAGATTGAATAAAGAAAAAAGGATAAACAAAAAGGGATAAAGGATCTATCGTTCTATGAATCGAGCCACCGAGTCGCTCTGGCTCGTCGAACTCGAGTTCTTTTCTTTTCGGCCCTAACCGACGGCGACCACACGAGACCCGAACGGTCACATTTAGCACACTCTCCAGCCGACCTGTGGGCCTCGTGCGTGTGCGTGGTGTAGACTGCTCAGCTGACCGGCCCGTGGTTTATATTGCCTCTCTGGCTCGCGTATTTTCCGGTACACCCATTTTCTCCTGCAAAGATTCTTTATAACCATTTTGACGGTGGTGAGCCCGAAGCCAGCGAAAACCATCAATCCCATTCCTCTCCTCCGCTAGTAGCCGCCAAATCGACGAGAAGGAGCCGAGGCCAGGCCTCCACCAAGTATCAGATTCCACGCCCTACGAATCATCGCAATGGTGAGTATTCGCCCGCGGCGGCCCCGTCGAGCTATGTGTGGCTTACTGCTCGCATAGCCTCTTCCGCCGTGGGCTTGGATTGACGGCCCGGTTGTTTGCTGAGGTGAGGTCCTGCTGTGTGTGTGTTTTGTGCAGACGAAGAAGCAGCGGAGGGAGGCGGGGGCGATGCGACGGCGAGACCGACACCACCATCACCGGCGGCAGCCGCGGGACGAGCGCTGCGTTTCCTGCACCACGTTTAACATCCTGGCGCCGATCTACAAGCGCATGGACAACGAGGTGGGTTGGATCTTGCTCTGCTTTCCCTTTTGACGGGGAATCTATTTAGTTAGTTTTGGTTTGGTAGAAAATTCTGGCTCGTAGTATATTGACGGTCGGTGTTTGGCATTGGGAGCAGAATTGCAGGGAGAGCCAGTACAGGGCCTACTGGTTCAGCCGCAACGAGAAGATTATTGACCGCCTTCTCGCTGATCACTCCTCCATCATCTGCCTTCAGGTGAGCTGAATCTAGCTATTATTCGGCTCTTTGATCATGTCTGGGATGTGAGCCATCAGTAAATATGATTCTTGTAACAGGAGGTATGGTTGGGGAACGACGAGCTGGTCGACATGTACCAGAAGCGTCTGGGAGACGCCAATTACATGCTCTTCAAGCTTGCACGCACCAACAATCGTGGAGACGGTGAGCCCTGATTACTCATTTAAGCTTGAGCCTGGAAGGATGAGGAAACAGATATTGTGCTGTGTTGTTGCTGCCACCGGCTGTTTGTGCAAACTGTTTTTTGTTTGTATTTTGAAGGTTCATACAAATATAAAATAATTTATTGATCTAGGAAATCCTGATCATAGGCTATAATAAGAGGTGACATTTCCGGGACTGTGCTTTTGAAGGGGACAATGGTAGGAATTCGACTTCGCCACTGTGTCCCCTTTTCGAAACCCAAAGTGAATTGATGTTGGGGTTGATGGTCTCTTTGTGTTGAATACCACTGTTGATGATGTCTAAAATGATTATCATTGTATTGTGACACCTATTTCCCTTTCCAGTGTGGATAATGGCTTTGCCAAATGCCTATGGTGTTGACATCTGTGGTGATTGTCAATTAGTATGGGATCTATGTTCTCTTCCTGAATGTTTTGAAAATGCACATAGACAGATTTGAATTTGATGCCATGTAATGCACCTTGGTGTTTTGTTTCCTTAAAGATGAATTTCTATGCAGGTCTTCTTACTGCTGTACATAGAAACTACTTCAACGTTTTGAATTATAGGGAACTGCTGTTCAATGACATCGGTGATCGGGTAGCTCAGCTGTTGCATGTGGAATCAGCGATGCCATTCTTACAAAATCGAAGCACCAGCTGTGTCCACCAGCAGAGCCTCATTGTCAACACTcatttgttgttccctcatgatcACAGCCTTTCAATAGTTCGCTTAAGACAGGTAGAGACATTATTCTTTTCTACATCTAAGcataatgtttgcaatatttcagtAGGATTCCTAAACATTTAGTGGTGTAATTGGCAGGTATATAAGATCCTTCAGTATATTGAGGCTTACCTAGAAGAGCATAAACTTGGTCCACTGCCAATCATCCTTTGTGGGTCTGTATCTAGTGTGCACAGTAATTTATAATTTCTTTGGATTCTACCGTAGTTATGGCATTATCATTTTTTGGACATTTATTTCAGGGATTGGAATGGAAGTAAACGTGGCCAAGTTTACAAGTTCCTTCGCTCGCAAGGGTTTGTTTCATCGTATGACACTGCTCATCAATACAGTGACAGCGAAGAAGATGCACATAAGGTAACAAGAAGGTTTGCTATTTTGATTGTCCAAAATTAGCAGTACTATGAGCATTCAATTATTGTTGACTTTTAATTTTCTATACATCTTGAGCATAGTGGGTCAGTCACCGAAACCATCGAGGGAACATCTGCGGAGTTGATTTCATATGGCTTTTAAATCCTGATAAGTGCAGGAAGCCCCTGAAGACCAGCTGGAATGAAGCTGTTTTTGGTATCATTAAGGTAAGTAACATGGTGAGCAGTATATATCACCAAGATATGCATCCTATTGCTAATATAAAATAGAAGTTGACCTTGAAGTACATGTTGTTAACAACAGATCTATTTATTCTGGATTCTTATTTAATCATCACCAGGAGCTAAGAATTTAACTTCTGTTAATTTCAGTACTTCCTCCAAGTTGCATTCCTTTCCGAGGAGAATGCATTTGCACTCCTGAAGGCAGACAGCCTTTATGATCACATCACATATTCAAGTTTCTACCAGGCATTGTGTCAGGTACCAACAACAGCTCATCCTTGGTACACTATACTATTGTCGACGACACTGGTGCTGATTTTGAAGTAAATGCAGTTAGGAATGGTCCATCCTGATAGACTAAAATCAGAAGAAATTGAGGAGTTGTGGAGTGAAGCTGACCGTGATGGCGATGGTGTTATTAACTACAAAGAATTTCAGGTAATTCCTTGTGATTGTTTAAGACAAATGTTGAATCCTGAGTTCTTAACGAGAGGAGTTATTTTCGTGAAATGGGATCCAACAAGGACATTTGGACCATAAAAAAAGTAGATGTCACAATAAAATGCATGTTTGGGAGAATATAATGCATTATTCTGATAAAATGTGGATATAATCTTTAAGTTTCAGAAAGGTCAGATTTTGGTGAAATCTCATCGAACAAGTCATCTGAATCCTCTATAACTACAAGCATTGCTTATTTTTGCTTTGTATCAAGAGGAAAGTTTTTTACTTTAATTCAAGATGTGTACTGCTCGTTCTCGGTTATACCATAGATCTGAGTTTCCGTATATAAGCGAACAGTTGTTCTCTGTTAATATTAATTGGCATAGCCCTAGCAAAAAAGATTGTGGTTAATAAGTCTTCAAATCTGAGGTATGAAACCATGGAGTCATTAAAATTGTTCAAATAATTATAACATACGCATAAAAAGTGGAAATATTAAGATTATAACAAAGGAACTAAATCACATTTCTTTTCGAAGAGTGGTAATCTAACAGTGTTTGTATATTATAAAGCAGTGCATCTGGAGCCCAAACTGCTGTAGTCAAGAGGAGGAGGATACTGAAATTGACATCACTGATGAAAGTCTGGACACTTTTGAGGCAAACAACGAAGCCTTCGGCTTCACCGTGAAGGAAGCTGTTCTCTTTCCCCCAGAAGTAGAGAAGGGCATGTGGCCAGAAAACTACAGCCTCTCAGATCATGCTCCCCTCACTGTGGTATTCTCCCCTATTAGAATGCCTTGCTCTCCACGCAATCGTGGGGAGCTCTAGCTATCTAATGTCAATGATCTCATGTATACATATACATGCCCCACGAAATCGTTGTTAGATTTGGTGGGGACTACAGAGGTTTGGATGGGGTTAAATCACTAACAAGTCAAAATCTTCCTCAAAACCCTTTGATCTCCTCCTTCCTGGTCTATAGAGGATTACTTTTGGAGAAAATAGAAACTTGGACCTTTAGCATTCATACCGATTGAGTTAAGAACCGGTACTAAGCAAGCATCAGTATCGGTTCTAACTGCTAGGATCTGTGTAAGCCACCAATCGGTATTGGTCTCTCGAGCACACACAACTCATACTAAAGCTAGAAAAGCCTTTAGTATTGATTAGTGACAAAAGTTGATAGTAAAGGGTACTCTTTAATACCTGCTGCAAGGTACTCTTTAGTATCGGCTGTACTGTACCATTTAAAAGCTAGTTTTCTAATTTGTGCCTCACTTCGTGCCATACCGGTCCAAGTATGATCCATCTAATTGTCACAATCAGATTTAAGGGCAAATCTAAGCGCGTCTTAAATATATGCTAGAATCAAGTCTTACACATATAAtgagggcatgtacaacccacaCAAATGTCATGTATCTTAATGGGTATCAAGTGGATAAGTGCAAAAAACACAAAAGACGATATCTTAATGAAGAGTCTCTAGCACGGTTTTTTAAGTCTAGATACGATTCTATCCATATAACCTACGTAAATGAGTCGTATCTTGAGATGTTCTAGTAAATATGATACAAGACTTAGATATATTAGGTTGTATTTAGGGGTTTCTTAGATGTATCTAGTGCTTAGAGAATCAAAACGTAATATTTAGGTTTTACATGTCCtgactcatggtacataaatcaatgtcacatcttttATAATATAAATTCTGTATAAAATACACCATATGGCGACAACGATCCTGCAACATCAtagttgattgggagacgacgATCCAGACCTCTTTTGAACTCATCGCTTAGCTTGCAGTAtctgttcttgacctggtgtgattatagcatGAGTGatgtcacatatgttcatcgctcaacatgtGTGagtaataatgtgcatgagctcacttacggtggagaTTTATGTGTAGTGTAAAACTGACCAAGGAAAATGGTTAAGGATAAGCATTGCTTTTGAtaagttagtcaaaattttattagcaattactaagtataagtagatatcatcctaattaaataagagatcacaattaataattttTACAATACAATGCACGGCATATTAaatttaatttcataaattaTTCACGTGAGGGTTCGAGCCACTCATGATCATGAGCACGGTTGATATGGGTGATGGTGTTGGAAGTGGTTCCATTTCACTGTCTTGTGCCCTGGATTGGTCATAGTCGTAGTTCATGCCCCACTCCTCGCACAAGCCACCCAGTGATATGGGTGATGGTGTTGGAAGTGGTTCCATTTCAATGGCTACACGTTCGTCTTTGCTTGTGAAGCCTGTCTGAGGAGGGTACAAGTTACAATTTTTTACAACCTCGCTGCATTGAATGGAGACCTTGTCGATCCAATCAGCAAGCTCTAGGGGTGGGCACTTTtttttaccataaaccgaaaaccgaaccgaaccgaaatttcggtATTTTCGGTTGTTCGGTGCGGTTTCGGTTTTTGTATCTCATAAGTTTggttttcggtatcgtaatcggttttcaccgtataccCGAAGTACCAAAAAAACCGAGtaccaaactttatcaattctaaaatttgacttttcgattatgtgaactagatgtgtgaagcaattaaattgttattcacttatttatatgtgatgtatgatatatctctaaatatttgtacctatataatttttactttttaaaattatgtgtaatctatcatataaacttgttatatgtgttgtcttgagtataagtttggtattcgaTTTTTTCCgaaaaaccgaagtaaaaaacTAAAACTGAAGTTCTCGGTTTCATTTTCTAGAAAACTGATTAGTTTCTAATGTCTAGAAAACCAAAGTTTTTAAAACcgaaatttcaaaaaaaaaacgaatgcccagccctagcaAGCTTTAGGATCTGTACAAGCAATTCAAGATATGGCGATTGTCAATAGCTTCTTCAGACGGATTCGACACAAGCTTGTGAATGGCGGCAACATGGCCTTCCATCTATTGCACAGCCCATTTAAGGGTGTCATATGGTGTGTTGGACATTGAGTTGTCAGTGAACTAAGTGAGGAGAACAGTCGGGCATGAAGAAAGAATAAAAATAATTGGTTAAATTGTGTGTATTTGTACATGAACAAGAAGGGTTTGTATTGACAAAATAAGAAGTAAATTACGAGGTTCTACAAATTTGTTTCGACAAACGGACTACCGTAGCTGGTAATACCATGCATAGGTCGTTTGTGTGAAATTTTTTGTGCACAAAAACTAAAAAAGGCTAAATGAAGTCTGGTTGAGCCCATGCATAGATTCGACTGCTGAGATTGTTGGTGCAGACTGAGGGTTCTGATAAAACATGTCCCCTTGAGGGTTGATCTGAGGACTGTGGGTTTGATCTGATGAATCTATGCATAACAAGCTGTGGAGTCGTGTATATCGTGCAATTTACACGGATCTAAACACAAGGAAATGTTGTAGATAGGAAGACAAACCTTCGATGGAAGGAACGAGAAATATATATATGAAACATTGGTGTACAAACTAGATCTAGGGCGGAGGCAGATGTAATCACCTTGCACGGGACCTCGTCATCGGCATGTGCTTCACATCCTTCATGTTGGTGCTTTGACCGCTGTTGCGTGTGGCGTTGGTTCTTCTCGGATCTGGGTTGTCTTTGCCTCCTTTCGTATTCGAGGTTGAAGTCCAACGGCGACAATGCTTGTTGCCTTGTACCTTCGTCCTAGTTGTTGGACGAAGGGGGAGGCGTCCATGTTCTCCATCTCGAACGCCACCACCGGAACTAGGGTTTTAGCGAGGGGAGGGAAGAAGGGGATGTGAACGAGGGGACCTACAATTGACACAGTGCATTCAGGACACACGGTACATATGGGCGACACCATGCATTTTGCGTAAACTATGGGTAAGTTATTGAAGGTCTAAGAAGCCATTCACAAAGGCATGAAACTGATGCTAGAAGCTAGGGATGTGGTCGTGGAGGTATTTGGAGACACGTGGTGATCAACTAGATCACGGGGGATTTGAACTGcgctagtgaaagtcgcctagaggggggtgaatagggcgaaactgaaatttacaaagttaatcacaactacaagccgggttagcgttagaaatataatcgagtccgcgagagagggtgcaaaacaaattgcaagcaaataaagagtgtgacacgtggatttgttttaccgaggttcggttctcgcaaacctactccccgttgaggaggccacaaagaccggatctttttcaaccccttccctctcttaaacggtcccccggaccgagtgagctttctcttctcaaatcaaccgggaacaaaacttccccgcaaggaccaccacacaattggtgtctcttgcctcggttacaagtgagtattgatcacaagaaggaatgagaaagaagaaagcgatccaagcgcaagagctcaaaagaacacaacaaatcactctcacttaacactaaagcttttgtggaattgggagaggatttgatcacttgggtgcatcttgtattgaatgtctaactcttgtaagtggttggaaggttgaaaacttggatgtcttgaatgtggggtggttgggggtatttataaccccaaccaccaaactagccgtttggtgaaggctgctgtcgcatggcgcaccggacagtccggtgcgccaccggacactgtccggtgcgccagccacgtcaccaggccgttgggttccgaccgttggagctctgactgctgggcccgcctggatgtccggtggcacaccagacatgtactgtagagtgtccggtgcgccacttcgcgcgtgcctgacttctgcgcgcactggcgCACATttattgcttctgcaggtgaccgttggcgcgaagtagccgttgctccgctggctcaccggacagtccggtgcacaccggacatgtccgatgaattatagcggagcgaattcccgaagctggcgagttccagagacgctcttccttggagcaccggacactgtccggtgtacaccggatagtccggtgaattatagtggagtgcctctagattttcccgaaggtgaagagttcagcgtgaagtctcctggtgcaccggacactgtccggtggcacaccggacagtccggtgcgccagaccagggttgccttcggttatcccttgctctctttgttgaacccaattcttggtctttttattggctaagtgtgaacatttggcacctgtataacttatacactagagcaaattagttagtccaattatttgtgttgagcaattcaaccaccaaaatcaattaggaaataggtgtaagcctaattccctttcaatctccccctttttggtgattgatgccaacacaaaccaaagcaaaaatggaagtgcataattgaactagtttgcataatgtaagtgcaaatgttgcttgaaatttgagccaatataaatacttataagatacgcatggattgtttcttcatttttaacattttggaccacgcttgcaccacatgttttgtttttgcaaattcttttgtaaatccttttcaaagttcttttgcaaatagtcaaaggtaaatgaataagattttgcgaagcattttcaagatttgaaattttctcccccagtttcaaatgcttttcctttgactaaaacaaaactccccctcaatgaaattctcctcttagtgttcaagagggttttgatatatcaattttgaaatactactttctccccctttggaacata is a genomic window of Zea mays cultivar B73 chromosome 5, Zm-B73-REFERENCE-NAM-5.0, whole genome shotgun sequence containing:
- the LOC100192933 gene encoding uncharacterized protein isoform X1; this encodes MTKKQRREAGAMRRRDRHHHHRRQPRDERCVSCTTFNILAPIYKRMDNENCRESQYRAYWFSRNEKIIDRLLADHSSIICLQEVWLGNDELVDMYQKRLGDANYMLFKLARTNNRGDGLLTAVHRNYFNVLNYRELLFNDIGDRVAQLLHVESAMPFLQNRSTSCVHQQSLIVNTHLLFPHDHSLSIVRLRQVYKILQYIEAYLEEHKLGPLPIILCGDWNGSKRGQVYKFLRSQGFVSSYDTAHQYSDSEEDAHKWVSHRNHRGNICGVDFIWLLNPDKCRKPLKTSWNEAVFGIIKYFLQVAFLSEENAFALLKADSLYDHITYSSFYQALCQLGMVHPDRLKSEEIEELWSEADRDGDGVINYKEFQQCIWSPNCCSQEEEDTEIDITDESLDTFEANNEAFGFTVKEAVLFPPEVEKGMWPENYSLSDHAPLTVVFSPIRMPCSPRNRGEL
- the LOC100192933 gene encoding uncharacterized protein LOC100192933, encoding MTKKQRREAGAMRRRDRHHHHRRQPRDERCVSCTTFNILAPIYKRMDNENCRESQYRAYWFSRNEKIIDRLLADHSSIICLQEVWLGNDELVDMYQKRLGDANYMLFKLARTNNRGDGLLTAVHRNYFNVLNYRELLFNDIGDRVAQLLHVESAMPFLQNRSTSCVHQQSLIVNTHLLFPHDHSLSIVRLRQVYKILQYIEAYLEEHKLGPLPIILCGDWNGSKRGQVYKFLRSQGFVSSYDTAHQYSDSEEDAHKWVSHRNHRGNICGVDFIWLLNPDKCRKPLKTSWNEAVFGIIKYFLQVAFLSEENAFALLKADSLYDHITYSSFYQALCQLGMVHPDRLKSEEIEELWSEADRDGDGVINYKEFQCIWSPNCCSQEEEDTEIDITDESLDTFEANNEAFGFTVKEAVLFPPEVEKGMWPENYSLSDHAPLTVVFSPIRMPCSPRNRGEL